In one window of Lewinellaceae bacterium DNA:
- a CDS encoding esterase — MKRLIFFILSGLIACSVFAQQDLFNENPIISPEINADHSVTFRVKAPEAEMVQVSGSLDGAHAFAPITYDMEKGEDGVWSYTTLVLPSEFYRYFFVIDGARTTDPSNAFAIRDVGNLSSVFLLGGGQADLYKVQDVPHGTVAYRWYDSPGNDKMRRMTVYTPPGYENNTEKYPVLYLLHGVGGDELAWTGSGRAAEILDNLIAQGKAKPMIVVMTNGNVSQEAAPGEGSDGFVKPTFMLPHTMDGKFEETFIDVMKFVEGNYRTLNAKESRAIAGLSMGGFHTANIALNYPNTFDYIGLFSSALGVRPMNNTPSPIYENTDEKLKTQLDNGYQLYWMAIGNADMEMILNGNKAFRDKMDSMGMKYEYLETEGGHTWNNWRNYLAIFAQKLFKYKMHPEIL, encoded by the coding sequence ATGAAACGTTTAATTTTCTTCATTTTAAGCGGATTAATTGCCTGTTCGGTATTCGCACAACAGGACCTCTTCAATGAGAATCCCATTATTTCCCCGGAGATCAATGCAGATCATTCCGTGACTTTCCGGGTAAAAGCACCTGAAGCGGAAATGGTGCAGGTTTCCGGCAGCCTCGATGGGGCCCATGCATTTGCTCCCATTACATATGACATGGAAAAGGGAGAAGATGGTGTCTGGAGCTATACGACTTTGGTGTTGCCTTCAGAATTTTATCGGTACTTTTTTGTCATTGATGGTGCACGAACAACGGATCCCAGCAATGCTTTTGCCATTCGGGATGTAGGTAATCTTTCCAGCGTGTTCCTTCTGGGAGGCGGGCAGGCTGACCTTTATAAAGTCCAGGATGTTCCTCACGGCACCGTGGCCTACCGGTGGTATGATTCCCCGGGTAATGACAAAATGCGAAGAATGACGGTTTATACCCCGCCGGGTTATGAAAACAATACAGAAAAATACCCTGTCCTCTATTTACTACACGGGGTAGGTGGCGACGAACTGGCCTGGACAGGTTCAGGCAGAGCTGCTGAAATTCTTGATAATCTCATTGCCCAGGGCAAAGCCAAACCCATGATCGTGGTAATGACGAATGGAAATGTTTCACAAGAGGCAGCTCCGGGTGAAGGTAGTGACGGGTTTGTAAAGCCGACCTTCATGCTCCCGCACACCATGGACGGGAAGTTTGAAGAAACGTTTATTGACGTCATGAAATTTGTGGAAGGGAATTACCGGACCCTCAATGCCAAAGAAAGCCGGGCAATCGCAGGTTTATCCATGGGTGGTTTTCATACTGCAAACATCGCCTTGAATTATCCCAATACGTTTGATTACATCGGCTTATTTTCTTCAGCCTTAGGGGTCAGGCCCATGAATAACACACCCTCTCCTATCTATGAAAATACGGATGAAAAATTAAAAACCCAGCTGGATAACGGGTATCAACTGTACTGGATGGCTATCGGGAATGCAGACATGGAAATGATCCTGAATGGCAACAAGGCTTTCCGGGATAAAATGGACAGTATGGGCATGAAATACGAATACCTGGAGACTGAAGGGGGTCATACCTGGAACAACTGGCGTAATTATCTGGCGATTTTTGCACAAAAACTTTTTAAATATAAAATGCATCCGGAGATTCTATAA